One region of Vallicoccus soli genomic DNA includes:
- a CDS encoding ATP-binding protein — translation MAIPPPCAARYAPEPTAVARARRAVAAQVERAGFAALADDAALLVSELVANAVLHARTEVEVRVVAQEGGVRVEVQDGSPVLPLPGALRATAMSGRGLVLVATLARRWGVEPREGGKVVWFELGGDAPAPQELDVDDLVEMWSRADGDLGPDTSELPVRVVLRDVPVAALLAAKSHMEDLVRELRLVLLDAGRARPAAEGEGTGAAALLVARRLDEAVEDFAEGRLQLRGLGMRARANGEAVATLELTLPPSAADAALRYLDAVEAAAGLSAEGGLLVQAEGLAEHADLRRWYLREIARQLRAAQP, via the coding sequence GTGGCGATCCCGCCGCCGTGCGCGGCGCGCTACGCGCCGGAGCCCACGGCCGTCGCGCGCGCGCGCCGCGCCGTCGCCGCGCAGGTCGAGCGCGCCGGCTTCGCGGCCCTGGCCGACGACGCCGCCCTCCTCGTCTCCGAGCTCGTCGCCAACGCGGTGCTGCACGCCCGCACCGAGGTCGAGGTCCGGGTGGTCGCCCAGGAGGGCGGCGTGCGCGTCGAGGTGCAGGACGGGAGCCCGGTGCTGCCGCTGCCCGGCGCGCTGCGGGCCACCGCGATGAGCGGGCGGGGCCTCGTGCTCGTCGCGACGCTCGCCCGCCGCTGGGGGGTCGAGCCGCGCGAGGGCGGCAAGGTGGTCTGGTTCGAGCTCGGCGGCGACGCGCCCGCCCCGCAGGAGCTCGACGTCGACGACCTCGTCGAGATGTGGTCGCGCGCCGACGGCGACCTCGGCCCCGACACCTCCGAGCTGCCGGTGCGCGTGGTGCTGCGCGACGTGCCCGTCGCCGCGCTGCTCGCCGCGAAGTCCCACATGGAGGACCTCGTCCGCGAGCTGCGGCTGGTCCTGCTCGACGCCGGGCGGGCCCGGCCCGCCGCCGAGGGCGAGGGCACCGGGGCGGCCGCCCTGCTCGTCGCCCGGCGCCTCGACGAGGCCGTCGAGGACTTCGCCGAGGGCCGCCTGCAGCTGCGCGGGCTCGGGATGCGCGCCCGCGCGAACGGCGAGGCCGTCGCCACCCTCGAGCTCACCCTGCCCCCCTCCGCCGCCGACGCCGCGCTGCGCTACCTCGACGCCGTCGAGGCCGCCGCCGGCCTCAGCGCCGAGGGCGGCCTGCTCGTGCAGGCCGAGGGCCTCGCCGAGCACGCGGACCTGCGCCGCTGGTACCTCCGCGAGATCGCCCGCCAGCTCCGCGCCGCCCAGCCCTGA
- a CDS encoding malonic semialdehyde reductase, with protein sequence MTLALHPDAQDLLFRTARTATRFTDQPVGEDEVRAVYDLVKLGPTAMNANPLRVLLVRSPQARERLAVHMAEGNRRKVLDAPLVAVLAADVDFHDDLPRLFPHAPGARDRFAEDELAREDVAVRNAMLQAGYFIVGVRAAGLAAGPMTGMDAAGVEKELFPDGRHRVVLVVALGHPAPGAGHPRGPRPDYDEVVSTV encoded by the coding sequence GTGACCCTCGCCCTGCACCCCGACGCCCAGGACCTGCTCTTCCGCACGGCCCGGACCGCCACCCGCTTCACGGACCAGCCGGTGGGCGAGGACGAGGTGCGGGCGGTCTACGACCTGGTCAAGCTCGGCCCGACGGCCATGAACGCGAACCCCCTGCGCGTGCTCCTCGTGCGCAGCCCGCAGGCGCGCGAGCGGCTCGCCGTGCACATGGCCGAGGGCAACCGCCGCAAGGTGCTCGACGCGCCGCTCGTCGCCGTGCTCGCCGCCGACGTCGACTTCCACGACGACCTGCCGCGGCTCTTCCCGCACGCCCCCGGGGCGCGGGACCGCTTCGCCGAGGACGAGCTGGCCCGCGAGGACGTCGCGGTCCGCAACGCGATGCTGCAGGCGGGCTACTTCATCGTGGGCGTGCGCGCGGCGGGGCTCGCCGCGGGCCCCATGACGGGCATGGACGCCGCGGGCGTGGAGAAGGAGCTGTTCCCCGACGGGCGCCACCGCGTCGTCCTCGTGGTCGCGCTCGGCCACCCCGCGCCCGGCGCCGGGCACCCGCGCGGGCCGCGCCCGGACTACGACGAGGTCGTCAGCACCGTCTGA